A window of the Eubalaena glacialis isolate mEubGla1 chromosome 9, mEubGla1.1.hap2.+ XY, whole genome shotgun sequence genome harbors these coding sequences:
- the DNAJA1 gene encoding dnaJ homolog subfamily A member 1, with the protein MVKETTYYDVLGVKPNATQEELKKAYRKLALKYHPDKNPNEGEKASSTLITKLNMKFIPPFLKQFKQISQAYEVLSDAKKRELYDKGGEQAIKEGGAGGGFGSPMDIFDMFFGGGGRMQRERRGKNVVHQLTVTLEDLYNGATRKLALQKNVICDKCEGRGGKKGAVECCPNCRGTGMQIRIHQIGPGMVQQIQSVCMECQGHGERISPKDRCKSCNGRKIVREKKILEVHIDKGMKDGQKITFHGEGDQEPGLEPGDIIIVLDQKDHAVFTRRGEDLFMCMDIQLVEALCGFQKPISTLDNRTIVITSHPGQIVKHGDIKCVLNEGMPIYRRPYEKGRLIIEFKVNFPENGFLSPDKLSLLEKLLPERKEVEETDEMDQVELVDFDPNQERRRHYNGEAYEDDEHHPRGGVQCQTS; encoded by the exons ATGGTGAAAGAAACCACTTATTATGATGTTTTGGGGGTCAAACCCAATGCCACCCAAGAAGAATTGAAAAAGGCTTACAGGAAACTGGCCTTGAAGTACCACCCTGATAAGAATCCAAATGAAGGAGAGAAGGCAAGTAGTACACTCATAACAAAGCTGAATA TGAAATTTATCCCCCCTTTTCTGAAACAGTTTAAACAGATTTCTCAAGCTTACGAAGTGCTCTCTGATGCAAAGAAAAGGGAattatatgacaaaggaggagagCAGGCAATTAAAGAAGGTGGAGCAGGTGGCGGTTTTGGCTCCCCCATGGACATCTTTGATATGTTTTTTGGAGGAGGAGGCAGGatgcagagagaaaggagag GTAAAAATGTTGTGCATCAACTCACAGTAACCTTAGAAGATTTATATAATGGTGCAACAAGAAAACTAGCTCTGCAAAAGAATGTGATTTGTGACAAATGTGAAG GCCGAGGTGGTAAGAAAGGAGCAGTAGAGTGCTGTCCCAATTGCCGAGGTACTGGAATGCAAATAAGAATTCATCAGATAGGACCTGGAATGGTTCAGCAAATTCAGTCTGTCTGCATGGAGTGCCAGGGCCATGGGGAGCGGATCAGTCCTAAAGATAGATGTAAAAGCTGCAATGGAAGGAAGATAGTTCGAGAGAAGAAAATTCTAGAAGTTCATATTGACAAAG GCATGAAAGATGGCCAGAAGATAACATTCCATGGTGAAGGAGACCAAGAACCAGGACTGGAGCCAGGAGATATTATCATCGTTTTAGATCAGAAGGACCATGCTGTTTTTACTCG ACGAGGAGAAGACCTTTTCATGTGTATGGACATACAGCTGGTTGAGGCATTGTGTGGCTTCCAAAAGCCAATATCTACTCTTGACAACCGAACCATAGTCATCACTTCTCATCCAG GTCAGATTGTCAAGCATGGAGATATCAAGTGTGTGCTAAATGAAGGCATGCCAATTTATCGTAGACCATATGAAAAGGGTCGCCTAATCATTGAATTTAAG GTAAACTTTCCTGAGAATGGCTTTCTCTCCCCGGATAAACTCTCTTTGCTGGAAAAACTCCTACCTGAGAGGAAGGAAGTAGAAGAGACTGATGAAATGGACCAGGTAGAACTAGTGGACTTTGATCCAAATCAGGAAAGACGGCGCCATTACAATGGAGAAGCATATGAGGATGATGAACATCATCCTCGGGGTGGTGTTCAGTGTCAGACCTCCTAA